One Brevibacillus choshinensis genomic window carries:
- a CDS encoding dynamin family protein translates to MLQSQVMIRETDFSRLAHTWEQLAEQMKAKGDTTTPVKLLQLADKTKRAELNIAFCGHFSAGKSTMINTLLGVNLLPSNPIPTSANVVKIRGGEKAARVYTMNSGVITFDPDTEMEKLKQFAVDGDTVESVEVSYPGTFLDDHSSLLDTPGIDSTDAAHKIATESALHLADVVIYMMDYNHVQAEENFNFTKTLKDRGKPVYLVVNMIDKHIDFELDFDSYKESVEDAFATWNIKPDGIFYTSLAEPDHPENQYEEFKNKLSELIRDREELVGHSVRSAAEHLIDEHVQVLKAASEGLRMEWESKMDSLETEGVDSRDAAAVRNALQQAEAEAAALASLPEEARKKMEKEMSVLLDNARLTYFSTNEAARSYLESRKPGFKLGFLFAGKKTEEERARRAEALLADLREKVAGNLDFHFKELMGKQPQEYHIRDEEYHASVHAMTVGITPEFLASHVKDGAQSQEYVLNYCNDIANGIKLEYRRAGLGFIDQVIARLQEQVKAQLEDQQARLAVLRELASVHEKLAELASGEQESREQLQTIMQKGEQVS, encoded by the coding sequence GTGCTTCAAAGTCAAGTCATGATTCGGGAGACGGATTTCTCCCGGCTTGCACATACATGGGAACAGCTCGCGGAGCAAATGAAGGCGAAAGGGGACACGACAACCCCTGTCAAACTCCTTCAGCTCGCTGACAAAACCAAACGAGCGGAATTGAACATTGCCTTTTGCGGACACTTTTCCGCAGGGAAATCCACGATGATCAACACCCTTTTGGGAGTGAATTTGCTGCCTTCCAATCCGATCCCGACCAGCGCCAATGTGGTCAAGATTCGCGGGGGGGAAAAAGCGGCACGCGTGTACACGATGAACAGCGGCGTGATTACCTTTGATCCCGATACGGAGATGGAAAAGCTCAAGCAGTTTGCGGTAGACGGAGATACGGTGGAGTCCGTGGAGGTTTCGTATCCGGGGACTTTCCTCGACGATCACTCCAGCTTGCTCGATACGCCGGGGATCGACTCGACGGATGCTGCGCATAAAATCGCGACCGAATCAGCCCTGCATCTGGCGGATGTCGTCATATACATGATGGATTACAACCATGTACAGGCAGAGGAAAATTTCAACTTCACCAAAACATTGAAGGACCGTGGAAAACCGGTCTATCTCGTCGTGAACATGATCGACAAGCACATTGATTTTGAGCTGGACTTTGACAGCTACAAGGAAAGTGTGGAAGATGCTTTCGCGACATGGAACATTAAACCGGACGGGATTTTCTATACCTCCCTGGCAGAACCGGACCATCCGGAAAACCAGTACGAGGAGTTTAAAAACAAGCTGTCTGAGCTGATCCGTGACCGGGAAGAGCTGGTGGGACACAGTGTGAGAAGCGCTGCAGAGCATCTGATCGACGAGCATGTGCAGGTGCTGAAGGCCGCGAGCGAAGGCTTGCGCATGGAATGGGAAAGCAAGATGGACTCTTTGGAGACAGAAGGCGTGGACAGCCGGGATGCAGCTGCGGTCCGAAATGCCTTGCAGCAGGCGGAAGCCGAGGCAGCCGCACTCGCAAGCCTGCCAGAAGAAGCACGAAAGAAAATGGAGAAAGAAATGAGTGTGCTGTTGGATAACGCACGTCTGACCTATTTCAGCACGAATGAAGCGGCGCGAAGCTATCTGGAGAGCCGAAAGCCTGGGTTCAAGCTCGGCTTCTTGTTCGCTGGCAAAAAGACAGAGGAAGAGCGTGCCCGGCGTGCGGAAGCGCTGCTGGCTGACTTGCGTGAAAAAGTAGCGGGCAATCTGGATTTTCACTTCAAGGAACTGATGGGTAAACAGCCGCAAGAGTATCACATCCGTGACGAAGAGTACCATGCCTCTGTCCATGCCATGACAGTAGGGATCACTCCGGAGTTCCTCGCGTCCCACGTAAAGGACGGCGCACAATCTCAAGAATACGTTTTGAACTATTGCAACGATATTGCTAACGGGATCAAGCTGGAATATCGCCGTGCTGGACTCGGCTTTATCGACCAGGTAATCGCACGTTTGCAGGAGCAAGTCAAAGCACAACTGGAAGATCAGCAAGCACGTCTGGCAGTTCTGCGCGAGCTGGCGAGTGTGCACGAAAAGCTGGCTGAGCTGGCATCTGGCGAACAGGAAAGCAGAGAACAGCTGCAAACTATCATGCAAAAAGGAGAACAGGTGTCATGA
- a CDS encoding dynamin family protein, with the protein MNQLREKLFAAAQRLRHSSEEIVSVPGMQAQAQAMLDRAERLEANRFTVALFGAFSAGKSSFANALMGDMVLPVSPNPTTAAINKIMPPTDEHPHGTVRVVLKSRDAIEQDVLRSLAVFGLSASGLEAALAELGKIDVAQIPPTAKPHYTFLKAVTKGLGEMAAHLDGELLVDMQAFKGFVAKEEKACFAEYIELFYSCPLTEQGIVLVDTPGADSINARHTGVAFEYMKNADAVLFVTYYNHAFSQADREFLLQMGRVKDTFEMDKMFFIVNAADLAASEEELGGVITHIEKNLLTCGIRLPRIYPVSSQTALLARMHEKGKLAGSAEKVYRQRTQTAEGADLMPAEEAFKLSGMANFEVEFLRFTIEELTQIAVNSAIGEIRRAHATLTEFMRMATSGESERLAARQAASEAQAAALAAVEGLATTSYERDLAKEREELLYYVKQRLFFRFNELYNFAFNPSVLKEDGRNMKQTLQGCLTDLMRSISYDLAQELRATTLRLEKFINKQGVMLVGQWQREVQATANSLTLAPYQPRQVETLSFAEELPVSAAAFQPALSLFKNTKDFFEQDGKLKVREELEKRMQEPVAAYIATGNDQLADQFSTLFAELAATERARAVDQVNAYFTGLFAALDMNVDLDELQGKLDRVAAELVE; encoded by the coding sequence ATGAATCAACTGAGAGAAAAGCTGTTTGCAGCGGCACAGCGTCTGCGGCATTCTAGCGAGGAAATCGTATCTGTGCCGGGGATGCAGGCGCAGGCCCAGGCGATGCTCGATCGAGCGGAACGTCTGGAGGCCAATCGATTTACAGTGGCGTTGTTCGGGGCGTTTTCTGCAGGGAAATCTTCCTTTGCCAATGCCCTGATGGGAGATATGGTTTTGCCAGTATCCCCCAATCCGACCACAGCTGCCATCAACAAGATTATGCCTCCGACTGACGAGCATCCTCATGGAACGGTGCGAGTCGTGTTGAAAAGCAGAGACGCCATCGAACAGGATGTTCTGCGCTCTCTCGCAGTCTTTGGACTGTCTGCATCCGGTTTGGAGGCAGCGCTGGCGGAGCTCGGCAAGATCGACGTGGCGCAAATTCCACCAACGGCCAAGCCGCACTACACCTTTCTGAAGGCGGTAACCAAAGGCCTGGGAGAAATGGCTGCCCATCTCGATGGAGAGCTGCTTGTCGACATGCAAGCGTTTAAGGGCTTTGTCGCCAAAGAAGAAAAAGCTTGTTTTGCAGAATACATCGAACTGTTCTACTCCTGCCCGCTGACCGAGCAAGGGATCGTCTTGGTGGACACCCCTGGTGCCGATTCGATCAATGCCCGCCATACCGGTGTTGCCTTTGAATACATGAAAAACGCCGATGCCGTCCTGTTCGTTACGTACTACAATCATGCGTTCTCCCAGGCAGACCGGGAATTCCTGCTGCAGATGGGTCGTGTGAAGGATACCTTCGAGATGGATAAAATGTTCTTCATCGTCAATGCGGCTGACTTGGCTGCATCCGAAGAAGAGCTGGGGGGGGTTATTACCCACATCGAGAAGAACCTCCTGACGTGCGGGATTCGTTTGCCGCGCATCTACCCGGTATCGAGTCAGACGGCACTCCTCGCACGCATGCATGAAAAAGGCAAGCTGGCGGGTTCGGCAGAAAAGGTATACCGTCAGCGGACGCAGACAGCGGAAGGCGCTGATCTGATGCCGGCAGAGGAAGCGTTCAAGCTGTCAGGAATGGCCAACTTCGAGGTCGAGTTCCTTCGCTTCACCATCGAGGAGCTGACGCAGATCGCTGTCAATTCTGCGATCGGAGAAATCCGCCGTGCCCATGCCACGCTGACAGAATTTATGCGTATGGCGACTTCTGGGGAAAGCGAGCGTTTGGCTGCAAGGCAAGCGGCTAGTGAAGCACAGGCTGCGGCGCTGGCTGCCGTAGAAGGGCTCGCGACGACTTCCTATGAACGCGATTTGGCAAAAGAACGCGAAGAGCTGCTCTACTATGTGAAGCAGCGCCTGTTCTTCCGCTTTAATGAACTGTACAACTTCGCTTTCAACCCTTCGGTGCTCAAAGAGGATGGTCGCAACATGAAGCAAACGCTTCAAGGCTGTCTGACCGACCTCATGCGCTCGATCAGCTACGATCTGGCTCAGGAGCTTCGTGCGACTACATTGCGTCTGGAGAAGTTCATCAACAAGCAGGGAGTCATGCTGGTCGGCCAGTGGCAGCGAGAAGTGCAAGCGACTGCGAATAGCCTCACGCTGGCACCGTATCAGCCGCGTCAGGTTGAGACGCTTTCTTTTGCTGAGGAGCTGCCCGTGAGTGCTGCCGCATTCCAGCCTGCCCTGTCCCTGTTTAAGAATACGAAAGACTTTTTTGAACAGGACGGCAAGCTGAAAGTGCGTGAAGAGCTCGAAAAACGGATGCAAGAGCCTGTGGCGGCTTATATCGCAACAGGAAACGATCAGCTTGCGGACCAGTTCTCAACGCTTTTCGCCGAACTTGCAGCAACCGAGCGTGCTCGTGCAGTGGATCAGGTAAACGCCTACTTTACCGGTCTGTTCGCAGCACTCGATATGAACGTCGATCTGGATGAGCTCCAAGGCAAGCTGGATCGAGTGGCGGCCGAGCTGGTAGAGTAA
- a CDS encoding spore germination protein codes for MLRRILARHRKQKASSPLIQQSLGQSSPPALLTKSLQDNLDTIRTLLGNPHDLIIRSFFIGNTQHSCAVVCIDGLANSQLLQDQILSNIQLMITTAEKKVPTEPDEILSLLYEEVLSVVEIKKDDSLDQVLDCVLYGDTALLVNGSSTAILIDSKGWKSRAIEEPVSEGLVRGPRDGFTEDIRDNTVRIRRRVKDYHLRLDASIVGTRSKTEVIIAYIDNLVDPELLDEIKRRIETIDIDEIEESGFIEQWIEDDFMSPFPQVHNTERPDKVAASLFQGRVAILVDGSPMVLILPVTLGLLLHSPEDYYERWIVGTLARLLRYVAAFLAVFSPSFYIALVTYHPGLIPSDLAFSIAATRDGVPFPAFVESIMMVTTMELLQEAGLRLPKPIGQTVGIVGGLVIGDAAVSAGIVSPVMVIVVALTAIASFAIPAYHLAIALRMIRYLAMIAAAIFGVYGVVLSFIVIMIHLANLTSIGYPYLAPYAPHMPRDWKDQILRAPVTFLKTRPDMLHPQDKTRLGTGDPS; via the coding sequence ATGTTGCGCAGAATACTGGCACGGCATCGCAAACAGAAGGCTTCCTCGCCATTGATTCAGCAGTCTTTGGGCCAGTCTTCTCCTCCTGCATTGTTAACCAAAAGCTTACAGGATAACCTGGATACCATTCGCACTCTCTTGGGAAATCCTCACGATTTGATTATCCGATCGTTTTTTATTGGAAATACGCAGCATTCGTGCGCTGTTGTCTGCATTGACGGACTAGCGAACAGCCAACTGCTACAGGACCAAATTCTGTCCAATATTCAGCTGATGATCACCACCGCAGAGAAAAAGGTGCCAACCGAGCCGGATGAGATCCTCTCTCTTTTGTATGAGGAGGTCTTGTCCGTGGTAGAAATCAAGAAAGATGACTCCTTGGATCAAGTGCTCGATTGCGTTCTCTATGGTGATACTGCGCTTCTCGTGAATGGCTCAAGCACAGCTATTTTGATTGACAGCAAAGGCTGGAAGTCCAGAGCCATCGAAGAGCCTGTCTCAGAAGGCTTGGTTCGCGGTCCACGGGATGGCTTTACCGAAGATATCCGGGACAATACCGTCCGAATTCGCAGGAGGGTGAAAGATTACCATCTTCGTTTAGATGCATCGATCGTGGGCACTCGAAGCAAGACCGAGGTCATCATCGCCTACATCGACAACCTCGTGGATCCGGAGCTGTTGGATGAAATCAAGCGGCGAATCGAAACGATAGACATCGACGAAATCGAGGAGTCCGGCTTTATCGAGCAGTGGATTGAAGACGATTTCATGTCTCCGTTTCCACAAGTCCATAACACGGAGCGCCCTGACAAGGTAGCCGCGTCCCTTTTCCAAGGTCGCGTCGCCATCCTGGTGGACGGATCTCCGATGGTGCTGATTCTGCCGGTCACGCTCGGGCTGCTCCTCCATTCACCGGAAGATTACTACGAGCGCTGGATCGTCGGCACGCTTGCCCGCCTATTGCGATATGTAGCGGCCTTTTTGGCTGTGTTTTCACCTTCTTTTTATATCGCGCTCGTCACCTATCACCCCGGACTGATTCCTTCCGACTTGGCTTTTTCTATCGCGGCTACTCGTGACGGGGTGCCTTTTCCTGCCTTTGTGGAATCGATCATGATGGTGACCACCATGGAGCTGCTACAGGAAGCCGGCCTTCGTTTGCCCAAACCGATCGGTCAGACAGTAGGCATCGTAGGCGGTCTGGTCATCGGGGATGCGGCCGTTTCTGCCGGAATCGTGAGCCCTGTCATGGTCATTGTCGTGGCATTAACAGCGATTGCCTCGTTCGCCATCCCGGCTTATCACTTGGCTATCGCGCTTCGCATGATACGCTATCTGGCGATGATTGCTGCCGCTATCTTTGGTGTCTATGGCGTGGTGCTCAGCTTCATTGTCATCATGATTCATTTGGCTAATCTGACAAGCATCGGGTATCCCTACCTTGCTCCATATGCGCCACATATGCCGCGAGATTGGAAGGACCAAATCCTTCGTGCACCTGTCACCTTTTTGAAAACAAGACCTGATATGCTGCATCCACAGGATAAAACTCGTTTGGGAACAGGGGATCCATCATGA